Proteins from a single region of Thermodesulfobacteriota bacterium:
- a CDS encoding MBL fold metallo-hydrolase — translation MRLCTLASGSSGNSLFIESNGSKILVDAGISMRQIKLRLELLEVDISDIDAVIITHEHSDHTHAINRLNIPTYVTSSIVDLWKDKVKILKEFASDCSFDIKDFLITPFSVPHDAVDPVGFTIETADSNKVGIVTDIGCATSLVKQRLRGCNALLLEYNHDSEILNYSHYPWDLKQRIKGRLGHLSNGQASELLQELMHDGLRHVILGHLSQVNNKPEVAYRAAQKVVKKNGAESGVGISVAPRKTIGEVVEL, via the coding sequence ATGAGACTTTGCACACTAGCCAGCGGCAGTTCAGGTAACTCACTTTTTATAGAGTCAAACGGTAGTAAAATTCTAGTAGACGCTGGAATAAGTATGAGGCAGATCAAGCTCAGATTAGAGCTTTTAGAGGTAGATATTTCTGATATTGACGCTGTTATTATTACACATGAGCACTCTGACCATACACATGCTATTAATAGGCTTAATATTCCGACCTATGTTACGAGTTCGATAGTAGATCTTTGGAAAGACAAAGTCAAAATACTAAAAGAGTTCGCAAGCGATTGCAGTTTTGATATTAAAGACTTTCTAATTACACCTTTCTCTGTACCCCATGATGCTGTTGATCCGGTCGGTTTTACAATCGAAACAGCTGATAGCAACAAAGTAGGAATTGTGACGGATATAGGCTGTGCAACATCGCTTGTAAAACAGAGACTTAGAGGCTGTAATGCACTATTGTTAGAGTACAACCATGATAGCGAAATACTTAATTACAGTCATTATCCTTGGGACTTAAAGCAGCGAATAAAGGGGCGTTTGGGGCATTTATCAAACGGCCAGGCATCTGAGCTATTACAAGAACTTATGCATGACGGGCTTAGGCATGTGATATTGGGCCACTTAAGCCAGGTAAACAACAAACCAGAGGTTGCGTACCGAGCGGCTCAAAAAGTAGTTAAGAAAAACGGCGCTGAATCAGGTGTAGGCATCAGCGTTGCACCACGCAAAACAATAGGGGAGGTAGTAGAACTTTGA